The following proteins come from a genomic window of Xiphophorus couchianus chromosome 19, X_couchianus-1.0, whole genome shotgun sequence:
- the LOC114134188 gene encoding semaphorin-4E-like isoform X1 produces MMKSQVALLYVLIIMSEGPAQSLKPRRSVFFSDINLKLFKEPDFIGLSSLLVREDIGLLFIGARGKVITLNLDDITEKTSETEWMVSSGEKSECMIKGKSIEDCENYITTLHSLHDSRIFTCGTRAFKPLCTHLLYKGGNVTMETTTQDGRGRAPFDPHEDFVSLMYENTFYSAVSVDFMGKRKLFMRTGRISLSTEDKISWFNEPIMISINVAETKTSSANKEDDNLFVFFTEIAVEERRSNLRLSRVARVCKRDMGGFVISEKKWTSFLKARLDCPFGDTSSLSLLQGVFFLKDENNVTESLFYATFTSSPSFTSTSSSCSQSAVCAYKLSDIQQVYRGNFLTEIIPGGWVKNIGKESYTYPRSCINDEMRATGVRTSHDLPASNLLFARNHPLMEGAVTPLTGKPLLVRSMAQFSKIVVDKVTSLDGEQHNVMFISNNSGWLQKAVWSGDDGGRIIEELQLFQDPQPIRFLQLSRSGQLYSATRTAVAQLSVRDCSRYTSCADCLIARDPYCGWDHLKGLCAAVAGASNFSMIQNLIDGDATMCPSSHSVSMQITDIHLTADVAQFLPCSPDANLPISWSFSGKILEPGPRHILLSQGLVLTPSFTDEGIYTCETVEVVKGREHKKAVIQYHVKMSEVGGVNWFQAIVIYILASVCVLCVMLIIYVCWKKKPQNHVGSASVSYASTEQPEGKTESCNCGTDADTKKTKPTRVKESSKSTI; encoded by the exons ATGATGAAGAGTCAGGTAGCGCTCCTTTATGTCCTGATCATTATGAGTGAAGGACCAGCCCAAAGCCTGAAACCCCGCCGGAGCGTTTTCTTCTCAG ATATTAACCTGAAGCTGTTTAAGGAGCCAGACTTTATCGGTTTGAGCTCCCTGCTGGTCAGAGAAGACATCGGTCTGCTCTTCATCGGAGCCAGAGGAAAGGTCATCACGCTCAATTTGGATGACATCACTGAAAAGACCAGCGAG actGAATGGATGGTGAGCTCTGGAGAAAAATCAGAGTGTATGATTAAAGGCAAGAGCATTGAG GACTGTGAAAACTACATCACGACGCTGCACAGTCTGCATGACAGCAGAATCTTCACGTGTGGAACCCGTGCATTCAAACCTCTCTGCACACACCTG TTGTACAAAGGAGGAAATGTCACCATGGAAACTACAACTCAGGATGGCAGGGGGAGAGCTCCCTTTGACCCCCATGAAGACTTTGTCTCCCTGATGTATG aaaacacattttattcgGCTGTTTCTGTAGACTTCATGGGAAAAAGAAAGCTTTTCATGAGAACCGGACGCATTTCTCTCTCTACTGAGGACAAAATATCTTGGTTCAATG AGCCCATCATGATTTCCATAAACGTTGCTGAAACCAAGACAAGTTCAGCgaacaaagaagatgacaaTTTGTTCGTGTTCTTCACTGAGATTGCTGTGGAGGAACGACGCAGCAACCTGCGTTTGTCGAGAGTTGCACGAGTGTGtaaa AGAGACATGGGAGGCTTCGTAATTTCGGAGAAAAAGTGGACTTCTTTCCTGAAAGCCCGTCTGGACTGCCCGTTTGGAGACACAAGTTCACTTTCTCTGTTGCAGGGTGTCTTTTTTCTCAAAGATGAAAATAATGTGACAGAGAGCCTCTTCTACGCAACATTCACCTCTAGCCC GTCATTCACCTCTACATCCAGTTCCTGCAGTCAGTCCGCTGTCTGTGCCTACAAGCTGTCAGACATCCAGCAAGTTTACAGGGGGAACTTTCTGACTGAGATAATTCCTGGAGGTTGGGTGAAGAACATAGGAAAAGAGAGCTACACCTACCCTCGTTCA TGTATTAATGATGAAATGAGAGCCACGGGTGTGAGGACTTCTCATGACCTCCCAGCATCAAACCTCCTGTTTGCAAGGAACCATCCTCTGATGGAGGGAGCGGTGACGCCGCTCACTGGGAAGCCCCTGCTGGTTCGGTCTATGGCCCAGTTCTCCAAAATTGTTGTTGACAAAGTAACCTCTCTGGATGGAGAGCAGCACAACGTCATGTTTATTAGCAACA ACTCTGGTTGGCTGCAGAAGGCGGTGTGGTCTGGTGATGATGGAGGGCGAATCATTGAGGAGTTGCAGCTGTTTCAGGATCCTCAGCCCATTCGCTTCCTTCAGCTCTCTAGAAGC GGTCAGCTGTACAGCGCAACTAGAACTGCTGTTGCTCAGCTCAGTGTGAGGGACTGCAGCCGCTACACATCCTGTGCTGACTGCCTTATAGCCAGAGATCCATACTGTGGCTGGGACCACCTCAAAGGCCtgtgtgctgctgttgctggtgCTTCAAACTTCTCCAT GATCCAGAACCTTATTGATGGTGATGCTACAATGTGCCCAAGCTCTCATT CAGTATCGATGCAGATTACCGACATCCACCTCACAGCTGACGTCGCACAGTTCCTCCCCTGCTCCCCTGATGCCAATCTCCCCATCAGCTGGAGCTTCTCTGGTAAAATCCTTGAGCCCGGTCCCCGACACATTCTGCTCAGCCAGGGACTCGTTTTAACACCTTCCTTCACTGATGAAGGCATTTACACCTGTGAGACAGTGGAAGTAGTTAAAGGCAGAGAGCACAAGAAGGCGGTGATCCAGTACCATGTTAAGATGTCAGAGGTGGGTGGGGTAAACTGGTTTCAGGCTATAGTTATCTACATTTTAGCTTCTGTTTGTGTGCTGTGTGTAATGCTCATCATCTACGTATGCTGGAAGAAGAAACCTCAAAACCATGTTGGCAGTGCCAGTGTGAGTTATGCTAGCACTGAGCAACCAGAGGGGAAGACAGAGTCCTGCAACTGTGGGACTGACGCTGATACTAAGAAAACCAAACCAACTAGGGTCAAAGAGAGTTCAAAATCTACCATTTAA
- the LOC114134188 gene encoding semaphorin-4E-like isoform X2, with protein MSEGPAQSLKPRRSVFFSDINLKLFKEPDFIGLSSLLVREDIGLLFIGARGKVITLNLDDITEKTSETEWMVSSGEKSECMIKGKSIEDCENYITTLHSLHDSRIFTCGTRAFKPLCTHLLYKGGNVTMETTTQDGRGRAPFDPHEDFVSLMYENTFYSAVSVDFMGKRKLFMRTGRISLSTEDKISWFNEPIMISINVAETKTSSANKEDDNLFVFFTEIAVEERRSNLRLSRVARVCKRDMGGFVISEKKWTSFLKARLDCPFGDTSSLSLLQGVFFLKDENNVTESLFYATFTSSPSFTSTSSSCSQSAVCAYKLSDIQQVYRGNFLTEIIPGGWVKNIGKESYTYPRSCINDEMRATGVRTSHDLPASNLLFARNHPLMEGAVTPLTGKPLLVRSMAQFSKIVVDKVTSLDGEQHNVMFISNNSGWLQKAVWSGDDGGRIIEELQLFQDPQPIRFLQLSRSGQLYSATRTAVAQLSVRDCSRYTSCADCLIARDPYCGWDHLKGLCAAVAGASNFSMIQNLIDGDATMCPSSHSVSMQITDIHLTADVAQFLPCSPDANLPISWSFSGKILEPGPRHILLSQGLVLTPSFTDEGIYTCETVEVVKGREHKKAVIQYHVKMSEVGGVNWFQAIVIYILASVCVLCVMLIIYVCWKKKPQNHVGSASVSYASTEQPEGKTESCNCGTDADTKKTKPTRVKESSKSTI; from the exons ATGAGTGAAGGACCAGCCCAAAGCCTGAAACCCCGCCGGAGCGTTTTCTTCTCAG ATATTAACCTGAAGCTGTTTAAGGAGCCAGACTTTATCGGTTTGAGCTCCCTGCTGGTCAGAGAAGACATCGGTCTGCTCTTCATCGGAGCCAGAGGAAAGGTCATCACGCTCAATTTGGATGACATCACTGAAAAGACCAGCGAG actGAATGGATGGTGAGCTCTGGAGAAAAATCAGAGTGTATGATTAAAGGCAAGAGCATTGAG GACTGTGAAAACTACATCACGACGCTGCACAGTCTGCATGACAGCAGAATCTTCACGTGTGGAACCCGTGCATTCAAACCTCTCTGCACACACCTG TTGTACAAAGGAGGAAATGTCACCATGGAAACTACAACTCAGGATGGCAGGGGGAGAGCTCCCTTTGACCCCCATGAAGACTTTGTCTCCCTGATGTATG aaaacacattttattcgGCTGTTTCTGTAGACTTCATGGGAAAAAGAAAGCTTTTCATGAGAACCGGACGCATTTCTCTCTCTACTGAGGACAAAATATCTTGGTTCAATG AGCCCATCATGATTTCCATAAACGTTGCTGAAACCAAGACAAGTTCAGCgaacaaagaagatgacaaTTTGTTCGTGTTCTTCACTGAGATTGCTGTGGAGGAACGACGCAGCAACCTGCGTTTGTCGAGAGTTGCACGAGTGTGtaaa AGAGACATGGGAGGCTTCGTAATTTCGGAGAAAAAGTGGACTTCTTTCCTGAAAGCCCGTCTGGACTGCCCGTTTGGAGACACAAGTTCACTTTCTCTGTTGCAGGGTGTCTTTTTTCTCAAAGATGAAAATAATGTGACAGAGAGCCTCTTCTACGCAACATTCACCTCTAGCCC GTCATTCACCTCTACATCCAGTTCCTGCAGTCAGTCCGCTGTCTGTGCCTACAAGCTGTCAGACATCCAGCAAGTTTACAGGGGGAACTTTCTGACTGAGATAATTCCTGGAGGTTGGGTGAAGAACATAGGAAAAGAGAGCTACACCTACCCTCGTTCA TGTATTAATGATGAAATGAGAGCCACGGGTGTGAGGACTTCTCATGACCTCCCAGCATCAAACCTCCTGTTTGCAAGGAACCATCCTCTGATGGAGGGAGCGGTGACGCCGCTCACTGGGAAGCCCCTGCTGGTTCGGTCTATGGCCCAGTTCTCCAAAATTGTTGTTGACAAAGTAACCTCTCTGGATGGAGAGCAGCACAACGTCATGTTTATTAGCAACA ACTCTGGTTGGCTGCAGAAGGCGGTGTGGTCTGGTGATGATGGAGGGCGAATCATTGAGGAGTTGCAGCTGTTTCAGGATCCTCAGCCCATTCGCTTCCTTCAGCTCTCTAGAAGC GGTCAGCTGTACAGCGCAACTAGAACTGCTGTTGCTCAGCTCAGTGTGAGGGACTGCAGCCGCTACACATCCTGTGCTGACTGCCTTATAGCCAGAGATCCATACTGTGGCTGGGACCACCTCAAAGGCCtgtgtgctgctgttgctggtgCTTCAAACTTCTCCAT GATCCAGAACCTTATTGATGGTGATGCTACAATGTGCCCAAGCTCTCATT CAGTATCGATGCAGATTACCGACATCCACCTCACAGCTGACGTCGCACAGTTCCTCCCCTGCTCCCCTGATGCCAATCTCCCCATCAGCTGGAGCTTCTCTGGTAAAATCCTTGAGCCCGGTCCCCGACACATTCTGCTCAGCCAGGGACTCGTTTTAACACCTTCCTTCACTGATGAAGGCATTTACACCTGTGAGACAGTGGAAGTAGTTAAAGGCAGAGAGCACAAGAAGGCGGTGATCCAGTACCATGTTAAGATGTCAGAGGTGGGTGGGGTAAACTGGTTTCAGGCTATAGTTATCTACATTTTAGCTTCTGTTTGTGTGCTGTGTGTAATGCTCATCATCTACGTATGCTGGAAGAAGAAACCTCAAAACCATGTTGGCAGTGCCAGTGTGAGTTATGCTAGCACTGAGCAACCAGAGGGGAAGACAGAGTCCTGCAACTGTGGGACTGACGCTGATACTAAGAAAACCAAACCAACTAGGGTCAAAGAGAGTTCAAAATCTACCATTTAA